A portion of the Deinococcus terrestris genome contains these proteins:
- a CDS encoding zinc ribbon domain-containing protein has translation MSDTGSLQSLLRVQELDLELDRLRGEEASIPEALRQARGEQERLNNALEDTEITLEGVEKQLRALEQDLAGTRDQAARAREEQEKNAFDARAQSQYGSRIQMLEERAEEMAEDLAPLRERQRELTEQAAALRGEHRALRPTLEALEREDEARVQGLRDQGEGARQERAGLVGNLDSRTVKEYDLIRKAKKGLGLVEIRGGRCTGCNVMLPVNVQQKAAQGKLPPVKCPSCGRFLVRTG, from the coding sequence ATGAGCGATACCGGAAGTCTGCAAAGCCTGCTGCGCGTACAGGAACTCGACCTCGAACTCGACCGCCTGCGGGGCGAGGAGGCCAGCATTCCGGAGGCTCTGCGTCAGGCCCGCGGCGAGCAGGAGCGCCTGAACAACGCCCTGGAGGACACCGAGATCACCCTGGAAGGCGTCGAGAAGCAGCTCCGTGCCCTGGAACAGGACCTCGCCGGAACCCGCGATCAGGCCGCCCGCGCCCGCGAGGAGCAGGAGAAAAACGCCTTTGACGCCCGCGCCCAGTCGCAGTACGGCAGCCGCATCCAGATGCTGGAGGAGCGGGCCGAGGAGATGGCCGAAGACCTCGCGCCCCTGCGCGAGCGCCAGCGCGAGCTGACCGAACAGGCGGCGGCCCTGCGCGGCGAACACCGCGCCCTGCGCCCCACCCTGGAGGCGCTGGAAAGGGAGGACGAGGCCCGAGTGCAGGGCCTGCGCGACCAGGGCGAGGGTGCCCGCCAGGAACGTGCCGGGCTGGTCGGGAACCTCGACTCGCGCACGGTCAAGGAATACGACCTGATTCGCAAGGCGAAAAAGGGCCTGGGCCTCGTCGAGATTCGCGGGGGCCGCTGCACCGGCTGCAACGTCATGCTGCCGGTCAACGTGCAGCAGAAGGCGGCGCAGGGCAAGTTGCCTCCGGTGAAGTGCCCCTCGTGCGGACGTTTTCTGGTGCGGACCGGCTGA
- a CDS encoding methylglyoxal synthase — translation MTAAQTGGRREVALIAHDRQKLELALFALSHRDVLGRFPLVATGTTGGILASKTGLDVERVLSGPQGGDQQIGARIAEERVLAVFFFRDPLTAQPHEPDVSALLRLCDVHDVPLATNPATAEALVLWLAQRDG, via the coding sequence GTGACGGCGGCCCAGACCGGCGGGCGGCGCGAGGTCGCCCTGATCGCGCACGACCGCCAGAAGCTCGAACTCGCCCTCTTCGCGCTCTCGCACCGCGACGTGCTGGGCCGCTTTCCTCTGGTCGCTACGGGCACGACCGGGGGCATCCTGGCAAGCAAGACCGGGCTGGACGTGGAGCGCGTGCTGTCCGGTCCTCAGGGCGGCGACCAGCAGATTGGCGCCCGCATCGCCGAGGAGCGCGTGCTCGCCGTCTTCTTCTTCCGCGACCCCCTGACCGCCCAGCCCCACGAACCCGACGTGTCTGCCCTGCTCCGGCTGTGCGACGTCCACGACGTGCCGCTGGCAACCAATCCGGCGACGGCGGAGGCACTGGTGCTGTGGCTGGCCCAGCGGGACGGCTAG
- a CDS encoding aminopeptidase encodes MLPGVTQLSFDEKLRNYARLAVRVGLGVREGQRVLVQAPVDTAPLARLLVREAYAAGASFADVRWDDDDVQLARFSLAPESSFEQISRWRVDAELETAEAGGAVIAIRATNPGLFAGVDPARVTAHQRTLAAYRKPYSLQVMTNRLNWNLISAPVPEWAELMFPGVSREEAVQKQWDAIFAATRADQPDALEQWEAHLADLQRRRELLTGRQYHALHFRGGETDLTVGLAEDHVWGGGAAQTPSGITFTANIPTEEVWTAPHRERVDGVVVSTKPLSYNGVLIDGIRIRFEGGRVVEATAANGQDTLRQMIDTDEGSHRLGEVALVPHSSPISRSGLFFYNTLYDENAASHIAIGSAYRFNVQGGVEMTTEEFAAKGGNDSLTHVDWMIGSGEMDVDGVTKDGAREPVMRAGEFVV; translated from the coding sequence ATCCTGCCCGGCGTGACACAACTTTCCTTTGACGAGAAGCTGCGCAACTACGCGCGGCTGGCGGTGCGGGTCGGCCTGGGCGTGCGCGAAGGCCAGCGGGTGCTGGTGCAGGCTCCGGTCGACACCGCGCCGCTGGCCCGGCTGCTGGTGCGCGAAGCTTACGCGGCGGGCGCGTCCTTTGCGGACGTGCGCTGGGACGACGACGACGTGCAGCTCGCCCGCTTCTCGCTGGCGCCGGAGAGCAGCTTCGAGCAGATCAGCAGGTGGCGGGTAGACGCCGAGCTGGAAACCGCCGAGGCGGGCGGCGCCGTGATCGCCATCCGCGCGACCAACCCGGGGCTGTTCGCCGGGGTGGACCCCGCCCGCGTGACTGCGCACCAGCGCACGCTGGCCGCCTACCGCAAGCCCTATTCGCTTCAGGTCATGACCAACCGCCTGAACTGGAACCTGATCTCCGCGCCCGTCCCCGAATGGGCCGAGCTGATGTTCCCCGGCGTGTCCCGCGAGGAAGCCGTCCAGAAGCAGTGGGACGCGATCTTCGCCGCGACCCGCGCCGATCAGCCCGACGCGCTGGAGCAGTGGGAGGCGCACCTCGCGGACCTCCAGCGCCGGCGGGAGCTGCTCACGGGGCGGCAGTACCACGCCCTGCACTTCCGGGGCGGCGAGACTGACCTCACCGTGGGGCTGGCCGAGGACCACGTCTGGGGCGGCGGCGCCGCGCAGACGCCTTCCGGGATCACCTTCACCGCCAACATTCCCACCGAGGAAGTCTGGACCGCCCCGCACCGCGAGCGGGTGGACGGCGTGGTCGTGAGCACCAAGCCGCTCTCGTACAACGGCGTCCTGATTGACGGCATCCGCATCCGCTTCGAGGGCGGCCGGGTCGTGGAGGCCACCGCCGCGAACGGGCAGGACACCCTGCGCCAGATGATCGACACCGACGAGGGCAGCCACCGCCTCGGGGAAGTCGCGCTGGTGCCGCACTCCAGCCCGATCAGCCGCTCGGGGCTGTTCTTCTACAACACCCTCTACGACGAGAACGCGGCCTCGCACATCGCCATCGGCAGCGCCTACCGCTTCAACGTGCAGGGCGGCGTGGAGATGACCACCGAGGAGTTCGCGGCCAAGGGCGGCAACGACTCCCTCACCCACGTGGACTGGATGATCGGCTCGGGGGAGATGGACGTGGACGGCGTCACGAAGGACGGCGCCCGCGAGCCGGTGATGCGGGCGGGCGAGTTCGTGGTCTGA
- a CDS encoding PSP1 domain-containing protein codes for MLSEAPHAVGTRVVVQGKRGPEVATVRGEAGDPDPQARYGSVLRAATPEDLARWDELHRQGEDLKWLLRARARERGLPVKIVALEFTLDESLVTVSYSAEDRIELGGLIGDLRGHTRARVNFAAVGPREQAQIIGTLGACGRGNCSSTHLQEFAPVSIRMARDQQLPLNPEKLSGPCGRLLCCLQFEHGMYLELLRDLPRKNARVCHTESGACGKVTKLHPLAGTVDVQTDQGLLAGVPAQALTRVTDPAGGKGRRSEADAAET; via the coding sequence ATGCTCAGCGAGGCGCCGCACGCGGTGGGCACACGCGTCGTGGTGCAGGGCAAACGTGGCCCGGAGGTCGCCACCGTGCGCGGCGAGGCCGGGGACCCTGACCCCCAGGCCCGCTACGGCAGCGTGCTGCGGGCGGCCACCCCGGAGGACCTCGCCCGCTGGGACGAGCTGCACCGTCAGGGCGAGGACCTCAAGTGGCTGCTGCGGGCACGCGCCCGCGAGCGCGGCCTCCCGGTCAAGATCGTGGCGCTCGAGTTCACCCTCGACGAGAGCCTCGTCACGGTGAGCTACAGCGCCGAGGACCGCATCGAACTCGGTGGACTGATTGGGGACCTGCGGGGGCACACCCGCGCCCGGGTGAATTTCGCGGCGGTCGGCCCACGCGAGCAGGCCCAGATCATCGGCACGCTGGGGGCCTGCGGCCGGGGCAACTGCTCGAGCACGCACCTTCAGGAGTTCGCGCCCGTCAGCATCCGCATGGCGCGGGACCAGCAGCTTCCCCTCAACCCGGAAAAGCTCTCGGGGCCGTGCGGACGCCTGCTGTGCTGCCTGCAATTCGAGCATGGGATGTACCTGGAGCTGCTGCGCGACCTGCCGCGCAAAAACGCCCGCGTCTGCCACACCGAGAGCGGCGCCTGCGGCAAGGTCACCAAGCTGCACCCCCTTGCGGGAACGGTGGACGTGCAGACCGATCAGGGCCTGCTCGCCGGAGTGCCCGCCCAGGCGCTGACCCGCGTGACCGACCCCGCCGGGGGCAAGGGCCGCCGCTCCGAGGCGGACGCGGCCGAGACCTGA
- a CDS encoding acyl-CoA thioesterase, giving the protein MSGASTDTTPRPRPPASWEALASLDWARAHRAGIQMRYGDIDAMGHLNNAVYVQYLETSRVLLMRDLGVPDRDDRSVIARLELDYRHEVRWGQEVTVESLVERIGGSSWTVVSRLLADGQPCAYARTVQVRVGDGLRPEPLPEALRQSFSGLLAR; this is encoded by the coding sequence ATGAGCGGCGCAAGCACCGACACCACCCCCCGTCCGCGCCCCCCGGCTTCCTGGGAGGCGCTGGCGTCCCTCGACTGGGCGCGGGCACACCGGGCGGGCATTCAGATGCGCTACGGCGACATTGACGCGATGGGGCACCTCAACAACGCCGTGTACGTGCAGTACCTCGAAACGTCGCGGGTGCTCCTGATGCGCGACCTCGGCGTGCCCGACCGCGACGACCGCTCGGTGATCGCCCGGCTGGAACTCGACTACCGCCACGAAGTGCGCTGGGGCCAGGAAGTCACGGTGGAGTCCCTGGTCGAACGCATCGGCGGCAGCAGTTGGACGGTCGTGTCCCGGCTCCTCGCCGACGGGCAGCCCTGCGCCTACGCCCGCACCGTGCAGGTCCGGGTGGGGGACGGCCTGCGCCCCGAACCGCTGCCGGAGGCGCTGCGCCAGAGCTTCTCGGGCCTGCTCGCCCGATGA
- a CDS encoding cell division protein FtsB — protein MSVPEPLPPRERERRGWRSRWRQVQRLPLALVFASVLAALGIVQLSFQLGNLVYRTVTWNAETQETRQRIRSLERDVRVLREAEAAALDPAYLEVLARCQGFVGETEELVVAENAPDVPGEVCDTLRLP, from the coding sequence ATGTCTGTTCCGGAACCGCTCCCCCCCCGCGAACGCGAACGGCGGGGCTGGCGGTCCCGGTGGCGTCAGGTTCAGCGGCTGCCCCTCGCCCTGGTGTTTGCCAGCGTGCTCGCGGCGCTGGGAATCGTGCAACTGAGTTTTCAGCTCGGCAACCTGGTCTACCGCACCGTGACCTGGAACGCCGAGACACAGGAGACCCGCCAGCGCATCCGGAGCCTGGAGCGCGACGTGCGTGTGCTGCGCGAGGCCGAGGCCGCCGCCCTGGACCCGGCCTACCTGGAGGTGCTGGCCCGCTGCCAGGGCTTTGTGGGCGAGACCGAGGAGCTGGTGGTGGCCGAGAACGCCCCCGACGTGCCCGGCGAGGTCTGCGACACGCTGCGCTTGCCCTAG
- a CDS encoding ROK family protein, giving the protein MTTPDSPLSPPSIGVDVGGTKIATGVLIGDELHARHVQPTPETGWEAVLDAVAAQVQALRAQHPQVTRVGVGVPGPLAEGRTRVKFAPNIYGFTDVPLVQGLEDRLGLRVVLENDAKAAALAEAHLGAARGTASSVYVTVSTGIGSGIVLGGRVWRGHHGIAGELGHVTVMPGGPVSGAGLDGALEAVASGTAIARDASYALNREVSTAEAFALAQSGHPAAGRVVSQALRHIGVALADLQKFLDPEVFVIGGGVAKVGDFFFAGIQAAADEYAGPFAPVTLRRAQLGTDAGVIGAALAARLEGL; this is encoded by the coding sequence TTGACCACTCCCGATTCCCCCCTCTCCCCTCCCTCCATCGGCGTGGATGTCGGTGGCACCAAGATCGCCACGGGCGTCCTGATCGGTGACGAGCTGCACGCCCGCCACGTCCAGCCCACCCCGGAGACCGGCTGGGAGGCCGTGCTGGACGCGGTCGCCGCGCAGGTGCAGGCGCTGCGAGCCCAGCATCCACAGGTCACCCGCGTGGGCGTGGGCGTGCCCGGTCCCCTGGCCGAGGGCCGCACCCGCGTCAAGTTCGCGCCCAACATCTACGGCTTTACCGACGTGCCGCTGGTGCAGGGCCTGGAAGACCGATTGGGCCTGCGCGTGGTCCTGGAAAACGATGCCAAGGCCGCCGCGCTCGCGGAGGCGCACCTCGGGGCGGCGAGGGGCACGGCCAGCAGCGTGTACGTCACGGTCAGCACCGGCATCGGCTCGGGCATCGTGCTGGGGGGCCGGGTGTGGCGCGGGCACCACGGGATTGCAGGGGAACTCGGGCACGTCACCGTGATGCCGGGCGGTCCGGTGAGCGGCGCGGGCCTTGACGGGGCGCTGGAGGCCGTCGCCAGCGGCACCGCCATCGCCCGTGACGCGAGCTACGCCCTGAACCGCGAGGTGTCGACTGCCGAGGCCTTCGCGCTGGCCCAGAGCGGGCACCCGGCGGCGGGGCGGGTCGTCTCGCAGGCGCTGCGGCACATCGGGGTCGCGCTGGCCGACCTGCAGAAGTTCCTTGACCCGGAGGTCTTCGTGATCGGGGGCGGGGTGGCGAAGGTGGGCGACTTCTTCTTCGCGGGGATTCAGGCGGCCGCCGACGAGTACGCCGGACCCTTCGCGCCCGTCACCCTGCGCCGCGCCCAGCTCGGCACCGACGCGGGCGTGATCGGCGCGGCGCTGGCCGCCCGGCTGGAGGGCCTGTGA
- the nth gene encoding endonuclease III, giving the protein MPRVTPPPAPAPPPPEGAPARAPLVLAALEALYPDARTELIFRNPFELLVATVLSAQATDVSVNAATPALFARYPDAFALSQVSPEEIEPYIRSIGLYRNKARNLAALARLLVERHGGEVPNDFDAVVALPGAGRKTANVVLSNAYGYPAIAVDTHVGRLARRLGLSVQTNPDKVEADLGRLFPRDRWVFLHHALILHGRRVCLARRPLCPECVMAGFCPKVGVEQTGGHG; this is encoded by the coding sequence CTGCCCCGCGTGACTCCCCCCCCCGCCCCGGCCCCTCCCCCGCCGGAGGGTGCCCCGGCCCGCGCTCCCCTGGTGCTCGCGGCGCTGGAGGCCCTCTACCCGGACGCCCGCACCGAGCTGATCTTCCGCAACCCGTTCGAGCTGCTCGTCGCTACGGTGCTCAGCGCCCAGGCGACCGACGTGAGCGTGAACGCCGCCACCCCTGCCCTGTTCGCCCGCTACCCGGACGCCTTCGCCCTGAGTCAAGTCAGCCCGGAGGAGATCGAGCCGTATATCCGCTCTATCGGCCTGTACCGGAACAAGGCGCGGAACCTCGCCGCCCTCGCCCGGCTGCTCGTGGAGCGGCATGGGGGCGAGGTGCCCAACGACTTTGACGCGGTCGTCGCCCTGCCCGGCGCGGGGCGCAAGACGGCCAACGTGGTGCTGAGCAACGCCTACGGCTATCCGGCCATCGCGGTGGACACCCATGTGGGCCGCCTCGCCCGGCGGCTGGGCCTGAGCGTGCAGACCAACCCCGACAAGGTGGAGGCCGACCTGGGCCGCCTCTTTCCCCGTGACCGCTGGGTGTTCCTGCACCACGCGCTGATCTTGCATGGGCGGCGGGTGTGCCTGGCCCGCCGCCCACTGTGCCCGGAGTGCGTGATGGCGGGCTTTTGCCCCAAGGTGGGCGTGGAGCAGACCGGGGGGCACGGATGA
- a CDS encoding MFS transporter has product MTWRFSRQVWLYLASAFTFGLAQAFAALFLNFYLRALGLGAEWQGLVNALPALTLASLSLPAVALARRISNARTIQLGSLFSVAGALILATAGGPLGAIAGALVQGAGGAMLMVAGSPFMANNSDEKSRVTLFSVQSALMTGAGFLGNLFGGRVPEVYAAATATEPDGLGALRAALLVSAGFQLAGLFPVLFLRPSGKKAPEGRSFAIRDKLTMGRLVAPNVLVGLGAGATIPFLNVYIEGKFEVDYASLGNLFAWTSLATAATVLLQPLLVRRLGQLTAVLVVQAASLPFLAVLGYAPQLWMVAIALFTRGALMNAAGPVYSAYAMTALPDEDRPMYSAVNLIAWDLGWAASSILSGVVRGALPFSVAFNVLFAWTLLMYAASVLAIYLGLYRPARRGGHPAARSAPAGVD; this is encoded by the coding sequence ATGACCTGGCGCTTTTCCCGGCAGGTCTGGCTGTACCTCGCCTCGGCCTTCACCTTCGGGCTGGCGCAGGCGTTCGCGGCCCTCTTCCTGAACTTCTATCTGCGGGCGCTGGGATTGGGGGCCGAGTGGCAGGGGCTGGTCAACGCGCTGCCTGCGCTGACGCTCGCGTCTCTCAGCCTTCCGGCGGTGGCGCTCGCGCGGCGCATCTCCAACGCGCGGACGATTCAGCTCGGGAGCCTCTTCAGCGTGGCCGGAGCGCTCATTCTCGCCACGGCGGGCGGGCCGCTGGGGGCCATCGCGGGGGCGCTCGTGCAGGGGGCGGGCGGCGCGATGCTGATGGTCGCCGGGTCGCCCTTCATGGCGAACAACAGCGACGAGAAGTCGCGGGTCACCCTCTTTAGCGTCCAGAGTGCGCTGATGACCGGGGCGGGCTTCCTGGGGAACCTCTTCGGGGGGCGGGTGCCGGAGGTGTACGCGGCGGCCACCGCCACCGAGCCGGACGGGCTGGGGGCGCTGCGGGCGGCGCTGCTGGTGTCGGCGGGCTTTCAGCTCGCGGGCCTCTTTCCGGTCCTCTTTCTACGCCCCAGCGGCAAGAAGGCCCCGGAAGGCCGCTCCTTCGCCATCCGCGACAAGCTCACCATGGGGCGGCTGGTCGCGCCCAACGTGCTCGTGGGGCTGGGGGCGGGGGCGACCATCCCCTTCCTGAACGTCTATATCGAGGGCAAGTTCGAGGTGGACTACGCCAGCCTGGGCAACCTGTTCGCGTGGACGAGTCTGGCGACCGCCGCCACCGTGCTGCTGCAACCCCTCCTGGTACGGCGGCTGGGGCAGCTCACGGCGGTGCTGGTGGTGCAGGCGGCCAGCCTCCCGTTTCTGGCAGTCCTGGGCTACGCGCCGCAGCTCTGGATGGTCGCCATTGCTCTCTTTACCCGTGGGGCGCTGATGAACGCCGCCGGACCCGTCTACTCGGCCTACGCGATGACGGCCCTGCCCGACGAGGACCGCCCCATGTACTCCGCCGTCAACCTGATCGCCTGGGACCTGGGCTGGGCGGCGAGCAGCATCCTGAGCGGGGTGGTGCGGGGGGCGCTGCCCTTCAGCGTGGCCTTTAACGTGCTGTTCGCGTGGACGCTGCTGATGTACGCGGCGAGTGTGCTGGCGATCTACCTGGGCCTCTACCGCCCGGCGCGGCGGGGCGGACACCCGGCGGCGCGGTCGGCACCGGCAGGGGTAGACTGA
- a CDS encoding M28 family metallopeptidase, translating into MPTTHRVALLGALLLPVAAGANVETHLAAVLKFGPRVTGSEANAQARTYLEGQFRALGYEVRRETFTYPRFDDLGSGVEVGGRTLAGLALQGSVGQEVTAPVARVSGVGTPEEFAAAGVRGRVAVVDRGTLPFAHKARNALAAGALGLIVVNNQPGEVRGTLGEPVALPVLTVTREVGAGLRSGERATLRVRVREGDVTGVNVVASKSGVTRPDFLFGGHMDSVPGAPGANDNLSGTLAVLDLAGRVAGTPLATRSVFVLFDGEEDGLHGSRAYVKANPEIVRNLRGMFNFDMVGVNVTPLTVSGEAGLVEAVRRSSGAVGRVGDTGGSDHVPFAGAGVPTLFFHRGLDANYHQPGDVLADPALIREAVDAALKTVNALPASRP; encoded by the coding sequence ATGCCGACAACCCACCGCGTGGCCCTGCTGGGGGCGCTGCTGCTGCCTGTCGCCGCCGGGGCGAATGTGGAAACCCACCTCGCCGCCGTCCTCAAGTTCGGTCCCCGCGTGACGGGCAGCGAGGCCAACGCGCAGGCCCGCACCTATCTGGAGGGGCAGTTCCGGGCGTTGGGGTACGAGGTCCGGCGCGAGACGTTCACCTACCCCCGCTTCGACGACCTCGGCTCCGGGGTGGAGGTGGGCGGGCGCACCCTGGCGGGCCTCGCCCTTCAGGGATCGGTGGGCCAGGAGGTGACGGCCCCGGTGGCCCGCGTGTCTGGCGTGGGCACCCCCGAGGAGTTCGCGGCGGCGGGCGTGCGGGGCCGCGTCGCGGTCGTGGACCGGGGCACCCTCCCCTTCGCGCACAAGGCCCGCAACGCGCTGGCGGCGGGAGCACTGGGGCTGATCGTCGTCAACAACCAGCCCGGCGAGGTGCGCGGCACCCTGGGGGAGCCGGTCGCCCTGCCGGTGCTGACGGTCACGCGCGAGGTGGGCGCGGGCCTGCGCTCCGGCGAGCGGGCCACCCTGCGCGTGCGGGTGCGCGAGGGGGACGTGACTGGGGTCAACGTGGTCGCCTCCAAATCGGGCGTGACCCGCCCCGACTTCCTCTTCGGCGGACACATGGATTCGGTACCGGGAGCGCCGGGGGCGAACGACAACCTCTCCGGCACGCTGGCGGTGCTGGACCTCGCGGGGCGGGTGGCCGGGACCCCGCTGGCGACCCGCAGCGTCTTCGTCCTCTTCGACGGGGAGGAAGACGGGCTGCACGGCTCGCGGGCCTACGTCAAGGCGAATCCGGAGATCGTACGGAACCTGCGCGGCATGTTCAACTTCGACATGGTGGGCGTCAATGTCACCCCCCTGACCGTCAGCGGCGAGGCCGGGCTGGTGGAGGCGGTGCGGCGGTCATCGGGCGCCGTGGGCCGCGTGGGCGACACGGGCGGCAGCGACCACGTGCCCTTCGCGGGGGCGGGGGTGCCGACGCTCTTTTTCCACCGGGGGCTCGACGCCAACTACCACCAGCCGGGCGACGTGCTGGCCGACCCCGCGCTGATCCGGGAAGCGGTGGACGCAGCACTGAAGACGGTGAATGCGTTGCCTGCCTCGCGCCCGTGA
- the cutA gene encoding divalent-cation tolerance protein CutA yields MSLVVLVTLPPERAPELARTLVSERLAGCVNVMPGVQSVYRWEGEVAEDRETLLLIKTTGERYPELEARIREMHPYEVPEIVALPWDRALPEFQTWLLDVTSAGGR; encoded by the coding sequence ATGTCACTCGTCGTGCTGGTCACCCTCCCGCCGGAGCGGGCGCCCGAGCTGGCCCGGACCCTCGTGTCTGAGCGGCTGGCGGGCTGCGTCAACGTGATGCCCGGCGTGCAGAGCGTCTACCGCTGGGAGGGCGAGGTCGCCGAGGACCGCGAGACCCTGCTGCTGATCAAGACGACTGGCGAGCGTTACCCCGAACTCGAGGCCCGCATCCGCGAGATGCACCCCTATGAGGTGCCCGAGATCGTGGCTCTCCCCTGGGACCGTGCCCTGCCCGAGTTCCAGACTTGGCTGCTGGACGTGACCTCGGCGGGGGGGCGCTAG